The Vibrio astriarenae genome contains a region encoding:
- the phoU gene encoding phosphate signaling complex protein PhoU — translation MNFGRHISGQFNVELESIRTHVLTMGGLVEQQLSFALQALNKEDIDLARKVVKDDHKVNVMEMSIDEACTRIIAKRQPTAKDLRLIMAIIKTISDLERIGDVATKIAYVAIETPSSKQRKYHVSLETLCRLAIDMLHQALDAFARMDVESAAQVHKMDDKIDAECKAVIEQLTKLMMEYPKNIPSMLQIMQSAHAIERVGDRCQNICEYIVYFVIGKDVRHLEDDDLGRALNDI, via the coding sequence ATGAATTTTGGTCGCCACATCTCTGGGCAATTTAACGTTGAGCTGGAATCTATCCGAACGCATGTTTTGACCATGGGAGGTTTGGTTGAGCAGCAGCTCTCCTTTGCACTTCAAGCGTTAAACAAAGAAGATATTGATTTAGCGCGTAAAGTGGTGAAAGACGATCACAAAGTCAATGTGATGGAGATGTCGATTGATGAAGCGTGTACGCGCATCATCGCCAAGCGTCAGCCGACGGCGAAAGACTTACGTCTGATTATGGCGATCATCAAGACCATTAGTGACCTTGAGCGGATCGGTGATGTTGCAACCAAAATTGCTTACGTGGCAATTGAGACACCATCCTCTAAACAGCGTAAATACCATGTTTCTTTGGAAACACTATGTCGACTTGCGATTGATATGCTGCACCAAGCGCTTGATGCATTTGCTCGTATGGATGTGGAATCTGCGGCTCAAGTGCACAAGATGGATGACAAAATCGATGCCGAATGCAAAGCGGTAATTGAACAGCTTACCAAGCTAATGATGGAGTACCCGAAAAATATTCCATCCATGCTGCAGATTATGCAGTCGGCTCATGCGATTGAACGTGTCGGAGATCGCTGTCAGAACATCTGTGAATACATCGTCTACTTTGTGATTGGTAAGGATGTGCGCCACCTTGAAGATGATGACTTGGGTCGCGCACTAAACGATATTTAG
- the recC gene encoding exodeoxyribonuclease V subunit gamma has protein sequence MFTVYHSNQIDVLKTLLVELIKRDPLENPLEAEQILVQSPGMSQWLKMALAEEFGVAANLEFPLPATFIWNMFSHVLPDVPERSFFNKEAMVWKLMTLLPKQLEHPEFAPLKQYLSDDEQQIKQYQLAEKIADIFDGYLVYRPEWIASWEAGQSVDEIEGEHEWQPMLWQALYDYTVSLDQSPYHRANLYEHFIDTLQSYQGEFDKLPKRLFIFGISSLPPRYLDALKALGEHIDVHLMFTNPCQYYWGEVRDKRFIAKLAAKHRQHLVFNQQQSAIDGETPILKGSIEQNTLDELHVDAVGNSLLASMGKLGRDNLYLLSQLESNEIEAFVDIERDTLLHQLQADILNLEEHQDDNILDSSVHKQVVQADDKSVTVHVCHSAMREVEVLHDQLLAMFERQPDLKPRDIIVMVADINAYSPAIQAVFGNASADRYIPFSISDRTADKESPILNAFSSLLLLPESRCTASELLELLETPAIMRKFGLDYSDFQQAKLWVEASGIRWGLSPQTATEFDLPMGEQNTWQFGIERMLLGYAMAVDAPLFESSHGTIAPYNEVQGLSAELAGKLAHYIESVGQYRARLGQVQTVADWQVCLGELLEGFFAPELEEEVALHGIRNTLGQLSQQLSDAGYQESLEPIIVRQYLENKLSGSRVSQRFLAGQVNFCTLMPMRSIPFKTVCLLGMNDGAYPRNVAPEGFDLMNGRVKPGDRSRRDDDRYLFLEALLSAQDSLYISYIGRSIQDNTERVPSVLVSELMEYCQQNYCLDGQQTLDVDRSGNQLLETLTQHYPMVPFSRHAFELGSYAREWLPVANREQDNLVSQGQPVSNYWFEATFPYELDLVELQRFWRLPVQYFFTRRLKVMFDELDNPLLDDEPFALDGLQSFQMKSELLSVLLECEPSQLHSAVTNFVANKRAQGSLPVGAFGELEFESNRVQIEALQTELQQYCSAPLEDVEVRVTLTALGEQKPIHLVGWLQQHYQSGLVRYRVGRIRSQDMLSAWIDHLCLCAMGHSKPTHLIGYDRKEGVVHWVIPAMSRDQSHRLLNELARLFSEGINAPLPYFPTTALSAVEAGFSRGNWVEDDEKSLKKMAGAFEGGYMMSGEGENEYIARVWPTWDEDLANQVLALSRLVIQAPRLNLKTVEDFRNEVSVNTDS, from the coding sequence TTGTTTACTGTCTATCACTCCAATCAAATTGACGTCCTCAAAACCTTATTGGTTGAGTTAATAAAACGCGATCCACTGGAAAATCCTCTCGAAGCAGAACAGATTCTTGTTCAAAGTCCAGGTATGTCACAGTGGTTAAAAATGGCATTGGCGGAAGAGTTCGGTGTTGCAGCCAATCTCGAATTTCCTTTGCCGGCGACTTTTATCTGGAACATGTTTAGCCATGTGTTACCGGATGTGCCAGAGCGCAGCTTTTTCAATAAAGAGGCGATGGTTTGGAAATTGATGACACTGCTACCCAAGCAGCTTGAACACCCAGAGTTTGCCCCACTTAAGCAGTACTTGAGTGATGATGAGCAGCAGATCAAACAGTATCAATTAGCCGAAAAAATTGCCGATATCTTTGATGGTTACTTGGTGTATCGTCCTGAATGGATTGCAAGTTGGGAAGCGGGGCAGTCTGTCGACGAGATCGAAGGGGAACATGAGTGGCAGCCCATGCTGTGGCAAGCGCTGTATGACTATACGGTATCGCTTGATCAATCTCCGTATCATCGTGCTAATCTGTACGAGCACTTTATTGATACCTTGCAATCCTATCAAGGAGAGTTCGATAAGCTACCGAAACGACTATTTATCTTCGGTATCTCTTCACTGCCTCCGCGCTACCTAGATGCATTAAAGGCGCTTGGTGAGCACATTGATGTACACCTGATGTTCACCAACCCTTGTCAATATTATTGGGGCGAGGTCAGGGACAAGCGCTTTATTGCGAAATTGGCCGCCAAGCACCGCCAACACTTGGTGTTCAATCAGCAGCAGAGTGCGATTGACGGTGAAACCCCAATACTCAAAGGCTCAATCGAACAGAATACCCTAGATGAGTTGCACGTAGATGCGGTAGGCAACAGTCTGCTAGCCTCGATGGGCAAACTTGGTCGTGACAATCTATACCTTCTATCTCAATTGGAATCGAACGAGATTGAGGCGTTTGTCGATATTGAGCGCGATACGCTGCTACATCAATTACAGGCTGATATCCTCAACCTTGAAGAGCACCAAGACGATAACATTCTTGATTCGAGTGTGCATAAGCAGGTTGTCCAGGCCGATGATAAGTCGGTGACAGTGCATGTATGCCATAGCGCGATGCGTGAAGTTGAAGTTTTGCATGATCAATTGCTCGCGATGTTTGAGCGTCAGCCTGATTTAAAACCAAGAGACATCATTGTTATGGTGGCTGATATCAATGCTTACAGCCCGGCAATTCAAGCGGTGTTTGGTAACGCCAGTGCTGACCGATACATTCCGTTTTCGATTTCTGACCGCACGGCAGACAAAGAGAGCCCGATCCTCAATGCATTTAGCTCGCTATTATTACTGCCTGAGTCGCGTTGTACTGCATCTGAGCTATTGGAGCTTCTAGAAACGCCGGCGATCATGCGCAAGTTTGGCCTTGATTACAGTGACTTCCAGCAGGCTAAGCTGTGGGTCGAAGCTTCTGGTATTCGTTGGGGGCTTTCTCCACAAACCGCGACCGAATTTGACCTCCCAATGGGGGAGCAAAATACGTGGCAGTTTGGTATTGAGCGTATGCTGCTCGGCTATGCAATGGCTGTTGATGCGCCTCTGTTTGAATCCAGCCACGGCACCATTGCTCCGTATAACGAAGTGCAAGGTCTGTCTGCCGAGCTTGCGGGGAAACTGGCGCATTACATTGAGAGTGTCGGTCAATATCGTGCGCGACTTGGGCAAGTTCAGACGGTTGCGGATTGGCAAGTCTGTCTTGGTGAGCTACTTGAGGGTTTCTTTGCACCAGAGCTAGAAGAAGAGGTGGCGCTGCACGGGATTCGCAACACGCTCGGTCAGTTGTCGCAACAATTGAGTGATGCTGGCTACCAAGAGTCTCTAGAGCCAATCATTGTTCGTCAGTATCTAGAGAACAAGCTGTCTGGAAGCCGAGTCTCTCAGCGCTTCCTAGCTGGACAAGTCAACTTCTGCACCCTGATGCCAATGCGCTCGATCCCATTTAAAACCGTGTGCTTGCTGGGGATGAACGATGGCGCTTACCCGCGCAATGTTGCTCCAGAAGGATTTGATTTGATGAATGGGCGAGTTAAGCCGGGTGATCGTTCACGCCGTGATGATGACCGTTATCTATTCCTTGAAGCGTTACTGTCGGCTCAAGATAGTTTGTATATCAGCTATATCGGCCGCTCAATTCAAGACAATACCGAGAGAGTGCCTTCGGTATTGGTGAGTGAGCTGATGGAGTACTGCCAGCAAAACTATTGCCTAGACGGGCAGCAAACATTGGACGTCGATCGCTCAGGAAATCAGTTGCTAGAGACGTTAACGCAACACTATCCAATGGTGCCATTCAGCCGCCATGCATTTGAGCTAGGAAGCTATGCGCGTGAATGGCTGCCGGTGGCCAACCGTGAGCAAGATAATCTTGTCAGCCAGGGACAGCCAGTGAGTAACTACTGGTTTGAAGCAACCTTTCCATATGAGTTGGATCTGGTTGAACTGCAGCGCTTTTGGCGATTGCCCGTACAGTATTTCTTTACTCGTCGCCTCAAGGTGATGTTTGACGAGTTGGATAACCCCTTACTCGATGATGAGCCGTTTGCACTTGATGGCTTGCAAAGCTTCCAAATGAAATCTGAACTGCTGTCTGTTTTGCTCGAATGTGAACCCTCGCAGTTACACTCAGCCGTCACCAACTTTGTCGCCAACAAGCGAGCCCAAGGCTCGTTGCCGGTTGGAGCGTTTGGTGAACTAGAGTTTGAGAGCAACCGAGTGCAGATAGAGGCGCTGCAAACAGAGTTGCAGCAGTATTGCTCAGCACCACTTGAAGATGTTGAAGTGCGTGTCACGTTGACCGCGCTAGGGGAGCAAAAGCCTATTCATCTTGTTGGATGGTTACAGCAGCACTATCAATCGGGACTGGTACGTTATCGAGTAGGGCGTATTCGCTCACAAGATATGCTCTCAGCTTGGATAGACCATCTGTGTTTGTGTGCTATGGGGCACAGTAAGCCAACACACCTCATTGGTTATGACCGTAAAGAAGGCGTCGTTCATTGGGTGATCCCCGCCATGAGTCGTGACCAAAGTCATCGCTTACTCAATGAGTTAGCTAGACTATTTTCTGAGGGTATTAATGCACCACTGCCTTACTTTCCAACGACAGCGCTCTCGGCAGTTGAAGCCGGTTTCTCACGCGGTAATTGGGTAGAAGATGACGAGAAGTCATTGAAGAAGATGGCAGGCGCTTTTGAAGGTGGCTACATGATGTCGGGTGAGGGGGAAAATGAGTATATCGCCCGAGTATGGCCGACATGGGATGAAGACCTTGCAAATCAGGTATTAGCGCTTAGCCGCTTAGTGATTCAAGCGCCACGTCTTAATCTTAAAACCGTCGAAGATTTTCGTAATGAAGTCAGCGTGAATACAGACAGTTAG
- a CDS encoding YebG family protein produces the protein MAVIVKYVVERNGEEKMTFTSKAEADAYDKMLDMADELFELLGKSELMEDEGKQEDLAMFLAQNKEEVLYALGAKRKPAPKKAKPVEVVEEPKEEDAA, from the coding sequence ATGGCTGTAATCGTGAAGTACGTGGTGGAACGCAACGGAGAAGAAAAGATGACTTTTACCTCTAAAGCCGAAGCGGACGCTTATGACAAAATGCTGGATATGGCTGATGAGCTGTTCGAGCTATTGGGTAAGAGTGAACTAATGGAAGATGAAGGTAAACAAGAAGACCTTGCCATGTTCCTTGCTCAAAACAAAGAAGAAGTGCTGTATGCACTCGGTGCCAAACGTAAACCAGCACCAAAGAAGGCTAAGCCAGTTGAAGTGGTTGAAGAACCTAAAGAAGAAGACGCGGCGTAA
- the pstB gene encoding phosphate ABC transporter ATP-binding protein PstB, protein MFSVSQALGYAPPLDVHNLRDDQTAIAIEDLNLHYKNVKALDGISMRIPKGQVTAFIGPSGCGKSTLLRCINRMNDLVDGCSIQGKVSLHAKNVYDPDVDVPTLRRRVGMVFQRPNPFPKSIYENVVYGLRLQGIRNSRLLDDAVERSLRAAALWDEVKHRLDDNAFGLSGGQQQRLVIARAIAIEPEVLLLDEPTSALDPISTLTIEELITDLKSQYTVVIVTHNMQQAARVSDHTAFIHMGNLVEYSDTDSIFTSPVKKQTEDYITGRYG, encoded by the coding sequence ATGTTTTCAGTAAGCCAAGCACTTGGCTATGCGCCACCTCTTGATGTGCACAACCTTAGAGATGATCAGACAGCGATCGCGATTGAAGATCTCAATTTGCACTATAAAAACGTCAAAGCCCTTGATGGTATCTCGATGCGCATCCCAAAAGGGCAGGTGACGGCATTCATCGGCCCGTCAGGTTGTGGCAAATCGACTCTACTGCGCTGTATTAACCGAATGAATGATTTAGTGGATGGCTGTTCGATTCAAGGCAAGGTTAGTCTGCATGCTAAGAACGTCTATGATCCAGATGTCGATGTACCCACCCTACGTCGCCGTGTGGGTATGGTGTTTCAGCGTCCAAATCCTTTCCCTAAGTCAATTTATGAAAATGTGGTTTATGGCTTGCGACTGCAAGGTATTCGCAATAGCCGCCTACTCGATGATGCCGTTGAGCGCTCTTTGCGTGCGGCTGCGCTATGGGATGAAGTAAAACATCGACTGGATGACAATGCTTTTGGCCTGTCTGGTGGTCAGCAGCAGCGTCTGGTGATAGCACGAGCGATTGCCATTGAGCCGGAAGTACTATTGCTGGATGAGCCCACCTCGGCGCTTGACCCAATCTCAACCTTAACCATTGAAGAGCTGATCACCGACTTAAAAAGTCAATACACCGTGGTGATTGTGACGCATAATATGCAGCAAGCGGCGCGAGTGAGTGATCATACCGCCTTTATTCATATGGGGAACTTGGTAGAGTATTCAGATACCGACTCTATCTTCACTTCACCCGTGAAGAAGCAGACAGAAGACTATATTACTGGCCGATACGGCTAA
- a CDS encoding copper homeostasis protein CutC, with translation MQIEVCIDHLESLPLAIEGGASRIELCSSLDLGGLTPSYGLMCRAAKLSRVPVYAMIRPRQGDFLYNEYDVELMCLDIEAAATAGLQGIVTGMLTVEGHLDMPAMSKLVDTAKANGLGVTFHRAIDQCADIEQALEQIIRLGCERVLTSGQACSAQEGISTLRALVEQADGRISIMAGAGVNAQNVNDIVTQTHVNEVHLSGKTTRNSQMTFVSNAAQMGNTEVDDFIVPITNPKAIQAVADALNKLG, from the coding sequence ATGCAAATTGAAGTCTGTATCGATCATCTAGAATCTCTGCCACTTGCGATTGAAGGGGGTGCGAGTCGTATTGAACTATGCTCGTCCCTTGACTTAGGCGGTCTCACTCCGAGCTATGGCTTAATGTGCCGTGCGGCCAAGCTCAGTCGCGTTCCTGTGTATGCGATGATCCGCCCTCGCCAAGGGGATTTTCTCTATAACGAGTATGATGTTGAGCTGATGTGCCTTGATATTGAAGCTGCTGCGACTGCTGGCTTGCAAGGTATTGTGACGGGCATGCTCACCGTAGAAGGTCATCTCGATATGCCGGCAATGAGCAAGCTGGTGGATACCGCCAAAGCCAATGGTTTGGGGGTCACTTTCCATCGTGCGATCGATCAATGCGCTGATATTGAACAAGCTCTTGAGCAGATTATCCGTTTAGGATGTGAGCGAGTGCTTACCTCGGGTCAAGCTTGCTCGGCCCAGGAAGGCATCTCTACACTCAGAGCGCTTGTTGAGCAAGCTGATGGCAGAATTTCAATTATGGCAGGGGCAGGTGTGAATGCACAAAACGTGAATGACATTGTCACACAAACGCATGTGAACGAGGTTCACTTATCAGGTAAAACAACGCGCAACAGTCAGATGACATTTGTCTCTAACGCCGCGCAGATGGGCAATACTGAGGTTGATGACTTTATCGTTCCCATCACCAACCCTAAAGCAATTCAAGCCGTTGCTGACGCGCTCAACAAGCTTGGCTAA
- the pstA gene encoding phosphate ABC transporter permease PstA: MKLGIRWFKSGAPWIWLTGGAVSVSMLSVLGLLLLIGWKGLSYFWPAQLTMWTTHDGTQIVGQLYADEKVPVSYLQEMLPDVPDQIQDNTLIRRLSIKVANRELYSSDFVSFLETDVAQTSVPDDWAVIERSRNGDFFGLPVGYRQANGKVIDSPLEELPKGLVYAQNLRDEINRILETEIRLISRSMDKLKLEHRKRELNGNLSEVYLETYRARHQTLMVQLRVAEQQLDGLRELLDREALIVEDMLGSRTEIPLSQIYDIWFPNQMTIGEKITHWFGEVWKFLSENPRESNSEGGVFPAIFGTVLLVLIMAIVVTPLGVIAAIYLHEYAENNWLTRLTRVAVINLAGVPSIVYGVFGLGFFVYTLGGSIDSLFYSERLPAPTFGTPGLLWSSLTLAILTLPVVIVATEEGLSRIPKSVRDGSFALGATQSETLMRIVLPMATPAMITGLILAVARAAGEVAPLMLVGVVKLASSLPVDGEFPFLHLDRKFMHLGFHIYDLGFQTSNIEAARPLVFATAFLLVLVIVALNLTAISIRNNLREKYRTLGQD, from the coding sequence ATGAAGCTCGGAATACGCTGGTTTAAATCGGGGGCGCCTTGGATCTGGCTGACAGGCGGTGCAGTCAGTGTCAGTATGCTCTCTGTTCTTGGCTTGTTGCTCTTGATCGGCTGGAAAGGGCTCTCTTATTTTTGGCCCGCTCAACTGACAATGTGGACAACGCATGATGGTACGCAGATTGTGGGTCAACTCTATGCCGATGAAAAAGTACCGGTGAGTTACCTGCAAGAGATGCTGCCGGATGTTCCTGATCAAATACAAGACAACACGCTCATTCGCCGCTTAAGTATCAAGGTAGCGAATCGAGAGCTCTACAGCTCAGATTTTGTCTCTTTTCTTGAAACCGATGTCGCACAAACCAGTGTTCCTGATGATTGGGCGGTGATTGAGCGTAGCCGTAACGGCGACTTCTTTGGGTTGCCTGTTGGGTATCGTCAAGCTAATGGCAAGGTCATAGACTCACCTTTAGAGGAGTTACCTAAAGGGTTGGTGTACGCCCAAAACTTGCGTGATGAGATTAATCGAATCCTAGAGACAGAAATTCGCTTGATCAGTCGCTCAATGGACAAACTCAAGCTTGAGCATCGCAAGCGCGAACTCAACGGTAACTTGTCAGAGGTTTATCTAGAAACCTATCGTGCGCGTCATCAAACTCTAATGGTACAGTTGCGAGTTGCAGAGCAGCAGTTGGATGGCTTGCGGGAGTTATTAGACAGAGAGGCTCTGATTGTCGAGGATATGCTTGGCTCGCGAACGGAAATTCCACTCAGTCAAATTTACGATATTTGGTTTCCGAACCAGATGACAATTGGGGAGAAGATCACCCACTGGTTTGGAGAGGTTTGGAAGTTTTTGTCCGAGAACCCTCGAGAGTCTAACTCTGAGGGGGGCGTATTTCCTGCGATTTTTGGCACTGTGCTGTTGGTGTTGATCATGGCTATCGTAGTGACGCCACTTGGGGTGATTGCCGCTATTTATCTTCATGAGTATGCGGAGAATAACTGGTTAACCCGACTGACACGCGTCGCAGTGATTAACCTAGCGGGTGTCCCTTCGATCGTTTATGGTGTATTTGGTCTAGGCTTCTTTGTTTATACCCTAGGGGGAAGTATTGATAGCCTGTTTTATTCTGAGCGACTACCAGCCCCCACTTTTGGTACCCCTGGTTTGCTATGGTCTTCATTGACCCTCGCTATTTTAACCCTGCCAGTGGTTATTGTTGCCACGGAAGAGGGCTTATCCCGTATTCCAAAATCCGTGCGTGATGGTTCTTTTGCTCTTGGTGCAACTCAATCAGAAACCTTGATGCGGATCGTGCTGCCAATGGCCACTCCAGCGATGATCACCGGGCTGATTCTTGCGGTGGCTCGCGCGGCTGGTGAGGTTGCGCCACTCATGTTGGTGGGGGTGGTAAAACTCGCCTCAAGTCTACCCGTCGATGGTGAGTTCCCATTTTTACATTTAGATCGAAAGTTCATGCACTTGGGCTTTCACATCTATGATTTAGGTTTTCAAACCAGCAATATTGAAGCGGCGAGACCTCTGGTTTTTGCTACCGCTTTCTTGTTAGTGTTAGTTATTGTTGCTCTTAACTTAACCGCGATCAGTATCCGTAACAATCTACGTGAAAAGTATCGCACGTTAGGGCAGGATTAA